AGCAGAATTAGGACAACAATAATGGCAGATTTTTTAAGCACTTAAAGTTTTTATTTGTTCTGTTTTAGTTTTGCTTCAATGCTTAATGTGGCATGCGGAACACTGCGTAATCTTTCTTTTGAAATAAGTTTACCCGTTTCGCGACATATTCCGTACGTTTTGTTTTCAATACGAATAAGAGCATATTCCAAGTTTCTGATAAACTGCTCTTGTCGTTTAGCCAATCTGCTGTTTTCTTCTTTTGATAATACCTGATGTCCTTCTTCTAAATTTTTAAAAGTAGGCGATGTATCACTAATATCATTGCCGCTGCCGTTTGTAAACGCATCGGTTAGTAATTCCAAATCTTTTCTGGCTCTCTCTAATTTTTCTTCAATTATTTGTTTAAATTCAGCCAACTCTTCCGCCGAATACGAAGTCTTTTCTTTATTTTCCGGACTTTTCTTTTCTTCTTTTTTTAGCGGAGTTTCATTTTTTGGAGCATCCTTAGCTTTCTCTTTTTTCTCTTTCTTTTCTGTTGATTTTGCCATTTTGTCTGTATTTAATTAGTATGGTTAAATTTTGGGTGCGAATATACAAAATTTTATATTCTCACAACGCTAATTTTTATATCAATATCGTCGTAGATATTAACAAGTTCTCCATCAACCTGACTTTCAGGAGCTTGCACTAAGCTTTCAGCTAATGTTTCAGTACAAATATACGTAATATTATTGTCAATTACCGATTTTAGCTTTTCGTGTTCTTCAATTACCAAATTTATCTTATCAGTTACTTCAAAATCCTTGTCTTTTCTGATGTTTTGTATCCTATTGATAATTTCGCGAGCCATGCCTTCTTGCCATAAGCTATCGGTAATAGTAATATCTAGGGCAACCGTAATAGTATCCTGATTTGCAACAACCCAGCCCGGAATATCTTCGGTGGTAATTTCAACATCGTCTAAACCGATTTCAATATCGTTGTTATTTACGTTTATAACAATACTTTTTTCAGTTTCTATTTTTTGGATTTCGCTTTGTCCGAAGTTGGTAATAGTGTTGGCAATATCTTTCATAAGTTTGCCGTATTTAGGTCCTAACGTTTTAAAATTAGGTTTTATGTTTTTCACAACAATTTTTGACGATTCTTCCAAAAACTCAATTTCTTTAACGTTGACTTCGTTCAAAATAATATCTTCAACTTTTTGTATTTGTTGAATCAAGCGTTTATCAGCAGTTGGGATAATTATTTTTGACAATGGTTGACGAACCC
The genomic region above belongs to Lentimicrobiaceae bacterium and contains:
- a CDS encoding TraR/DksA C4-type zinc finger protein, which encodes MAEFKQIIEEKLERARKDLELLTDAFTNGSGNDISDTSPTFKNLEEGHQVLSKEENSRLAKRQEQFIRNLEYALIRIENKTYGICRETGKLISKERLRSVPHATLSIEAKLKQNK